In Melitaea cinxia chromosome 4, ilMelCinx1.1, whole genome shotgun sequence, a single genomic region encodes these proteins:
- the LOC123670496 gene encoding 60S ribosomal protein L21 has protein sequence MTNSKGYRRGTRDLFARKFRTHGTIPLSTYMKVYKVGDIVDIRGNGAVQKGMPHKAYHGKTGRVYNVTAHALGVIVNKRVRGRIIPKRINIRIEHVKHSKCREDFLKRVKENERLLKEAKEAGKVVNLKRQPQPPRAAHIVKGTEKPVLLAPIPYEFVA, from the exons ATGACGAACTCTAAGGGCTATCGTCGTGGTACGAGGGATTTGTTCGCTCGCAAATTCCGCACACATGGAACCATCCCTCTTTCCACGTATATGAAAGTTTACAAAGTCGGCGACATCGTTGACATTAGG GGTAATGGTGCAGTCCAGAAGGGTATGCCTCACAAAGCGTACCATGGTAAAACCGGCCGTGTGTACAACGTAACAGCCCATGCTCTCGGAGTTATTGTTAACAAGCGGGTGCGCGGAAGAATCATCCCCAAGAGGATTAACATCCGCATTGAGCATGTTAAGCACTCCAAGTGCCGTGAGGATTTCCTTAAACGTGTAAAGGAGAATGAGAGGCTACTCAAAGAGGCCAAGGAAGCCGGAAAGGTTGTGAACCTCAAGAGACAGCCACAGCCTCCCAGAGCAGCACACATCGTTAAGGGTACCGAGAAACCAGTTTTACTCGCCCCCATCCCCTACGAGTTTGTAGCTTAA
- the LOC123670497 gene encoding ubiquitin carboxyl-terminal hydrolase 46, with protein sequence MSICQDLGLNFQQRMGANISQLERDIGSEQFPPNEHYFGLVNFGNTCYSNSVLQALYFCRPFREKVLEYKAKNKRTKETLLTCLADLFYSIATQKKKVGSIAPKKFIARLRKEKEEFDNYMQQDAHEFLNFLINHINEIILAERNQSTLKLQKTDGNKDGITCNGTVPQNTEPTWVHEIFQGTLTSETRCLNCETVSSKDEHFFDLQVDVDQNTSITHCLKCFSDTETLCNDNKFKCDNCSSYQEAQKRMRVKKLPLILALHLKRFKYMEQYNRHIKVSHRVVFPLELRLFNTSDDAVNPDRLYDLVAVVVHCGSGPNRGHYISIVKSHGFWLLFDDDMVDKIDASAIEDFYGLTSDIQKSSETGYILFYQSRDASC encoded by the exons ATGTCAATATGTCAGGATCTCGGCCTTAATTTCCAACAGAGAATG GGCGCAAACATATCACAGCTAGAGAGAGATATTGGGTCCGAGCAGTTTCCGCCGAACGAACATTACTTTGGTTTAGTTAAT TTTGGTAATACATGTTATAGTAATTCAGTACTACAAGCATTATACTTCTGTCGACCGTTTAGAGAGAAAGTTCTGGAATACAAAGCAAAGAACAAGAGAACCAAGGAAACGTTACTAACATGCCTCGCAGACTTATTTTATAGTATAGCTACACAGAAAAAGAAAGTAGGATCAATTGCACCTAAGAAATTTATTGCTAGACTGAGGAAGGAAAAAG AGGAATTTGATAATTATATGCAACAAGACGCTCACgaatttctcaattttctcATCAATCacattaatgaaattatattag CTGAAAGAAATCAGAGCACGCTTAAACTACAAAAGACGGATGGCAACAAGGACGGTATTACGTGTAACGGTACAGTACCACAGAATACGGAGCCGACGTGGGTCCACGAAATATTTCAAGGGACATTGACGAGCGAGACCAGGTGTTTGAATTGTGAAACTGTCAGTAGTAAGGACGAGCACTTTTTTGATTTGCAG gtAGACGTTGACCAGAACACAAGTATCACACACTGTTTAAAGTGCTTCAGTGACACGGAGACTCTATGCAATGATAACAAGTTTAAATGCGACAATTGTAGCAGCTACCAAGAGGCACAGAAACGTATGAGAGTTAAGAAATTACCGCTAATACTGGCACTTCACCTCAAGAGATTCAAATATATGGAACAGTACAATCGTCACATCAAAGTGTCACATCGTGTGGTCTTTCCATTGGAGCTGAGATTGTTTAACACG tcgGACGACGCGGTAAACCCAGACCGGTTATACGACCTAGTAGCAGTGGTCGTACACTGTGGCTCTGGACCCAACCGTGGACACTACATCAGTATCGTGAAGAGTCACGGCTTCTGGCTGCTTTTTGACGACGATATGGTGGAT AAAATCGACGCGTCAGCTATAGAAGACTTCTATGGCCTAACTTCTGATATACAAAAGTCATCTGAAACAggatatatacttttttatcaaTCTAGAGATGCTAGTTGTTAA